The following proteins come from a genomic window of Paramicrobacterium humi:
- a CDS encoding TRAP transporter substrate-binding protein yields the protein MKGLAVLGVFAVGAMALAGCARGGAVEGSKDESGLPSYTLTIGSSVAASTPVNQGALRFKDTVEKKTDGRVTVEVYPAEQLGSEPEMIEGLELGSVSIAIVATAVLADTCPQFGAYALPYVIEGDTSEEQYANLRKLTGSKFNEDIVEKCAEDTGNLVVDNSWWYGNRNLTTRSTEVNVPEDMRGLDIRTPPADLHTMGIKAFGAQAVPMAFSEVYTALDTGVIDGQENPISTIYENALFEVQDYLSLTKHMTQNQTLVMNNDFFEGLPKEDQDLIRDALDEAGEWQSNLQLKTNAEQLEKLKDKGMNVIEPDLAPFKAAVEDVRADWLKQHELSAEDLSQIQK from the coding sequence ATGAAAGGACTCGCAGTCCTCGGGGTGTTTGCAGTCGGGGCGATGGCATTGGCCGGCTGCGCCCGCGGCGGAGCGGTAGAAGGCAGCAAGGACGAATCCGGTCTGCCGAGTTACACGCTGACTATCGGAAGCTCTGTCGCGGCGAGCACTCCCGTCAACCAGGGAGCGTTGCGGTTCAAAGACACCGTTGAGAAGAAGACTGACGGCCGCGTGACCGTCGAGGTCTACCCGGCGGAGCAACTCGGATCCGAGCCGGAGATGATTGAAGGGCTCGAGCTCGGCAGCGTATCGATCGCTATTGTGGCGACCGCGGTTCTCGCCGACACCTGCCCGCAATTCGGGGCATACGCACTCCCTTACGTTATCGAGGGAGATACGAGTGAGGAGCAGTACGCGAACCTCCGCAAGCTAACGGGCTCCAAGTTCAACGAAGACATCGTCGAAAAGTGCGCGGAGGACACCGGGAACCTCGTTGTGGACAACTCGTGGTGGTACGGCAACCGCAACCTGACCACAAGATCAACCGAGGTCAACGTGCCCGAGGATATGCGCGGCCTCGACATTCGGACGCCACCCGCGGATCTCCATACGATGGGCATCAAGGCATTCGGCGCCCAGGCGGTGCCGATGGCATTCAGTGAGGTTTACACGGCGCTCGACACCGGAGTCATCGACGGCCAAGAGAATCCGATCAGCACCATTTACGAGAACGCCCTGTTCGAAGTGCAGGACTACCTGTCCCTCACGAAGCACATGACGCAAAACCAAACTCTGGTCATGAACAACGACTTCTTTGAAGGCCTTCCGAAGGAAGATCAGGATCTTATCCGAGATGCCTTGGACGAGGCTGGCGAATGGCAGTCGAACCTCCAGCTGAAGACCAATGCGGAGCAGTTGGAGAAGCTGAAGGACAAGGGCATGAATGTCATCGAGCCGGACCTTGCCCCTTTCAAGGCCGCGGTCGAGGACGTTCGCGCGGACTGGCTGAAACAGCACGAGCTGTCCGCGGAAGACCTGTCGCAGATTCAGAAGTAG
- a CDS encoding TRAP transporter small permease — protein MTFKSVVNIPIAFLKGVTVALVAALIVVVVGTVLFRVFNIVPEGSSELAILLFIWLIYLGAFVAFLEGGHLAITAVANRFHGRWLAGFLIISDAVLLFFLIILTTESYKYVMLALSNVRLTASLHISPAWGYSALLVGMGLSALYVAGSIAMNIRRLWTGEEPPHHSDEELEGTQV, from the coding sequence ATGACCTTTAAAAGCGTGGTCAACATCCCCATTGCCTTCCTTAAGGGCGTCACAGTCGCGCTGGTTGCCGCGTTGATTGTGGTCGTTGTGGGCACCGTGCTCTTTCGCGTTTTCAACATCGTTCCAGAAGGCTCGTCCGAACTGGCGATTCTCCTATTCATTTGGCTCATCTACCTCGGCGCATTCGTGGCGTTCCTGGAAGGTGGTCACCTTGCCATCACTGCCGTCGCGAATCGGTTTCACGGCCGCTGGTTGGCCGGCTTTCTCATCATTTCCGACGCAGTGTTGCTCTTCTTCTTGATCATCTTGACCACGGAGAGCTACAAGTACGTGATGCTCGCACTCAGCAACGTCCGGCTTACGGCGAGTCTCCATATCTCACCCGCATGGGGATACAGCGCCCTGCTCGTGGGAATGGGGCTTTCGGCGCTCTATGTAGCGGGAAGCATCGCAATGAACATCCGACGTCTTTGGACAGGTGAAGAGCCTCCTCACCATTCCGACGAAGAGCTTGAGGGGACGCAGGTCTAA
- a CDS encoding TRAP transporter large permease: MGILYLVVSFVLLLMLRVPIAFALGLSSLGYIYWFMPAAVPLTVIPQIMSSKPASFPLLAIPFFVLVGELMNATGISERLVDLAKAIVGHFRGGMGIVSLAASALMSSFSGSSVANSVGVGGITIPAMKRQGYPAPIAAGIESAASSLGTVIPPSISMIVYGSLTGVSIGGLFIAGYIPGILEVIALAIIIALIAKRHGIPVAERQPLSVIGPAFVRALGVLAIPVIIIGGILLGVMTATEAGAVGAVYTLLLALVYRTVTWKLLYRVLLRTAVTTGVILTVIATASVLGYVMTYERLPAKAADALLSGLSADWQIMLVIVLLMVIIGSFMETNAAIAIIAPVIVGITAGTQLDPLFVGLIVVVSLSIGVATPPVGVCLFTTAKIARTTIEKVSVAVTPLVGAVVLITAILALLPGLVLWLPRLAGF, encoded by the coding sequence ATGGGAATCCTGTATCTCGTAGTTTCCTTCGTCCTATTACTCATGCTGCGTGTCCCAATTGCCTTCGCACTTGGACTGTCGTCACTGGGTTACATCTACTGGTTCATGCCTGCCGCTGTGCCGCTCACAGTTATCCCGCAGATCATGAGCTCCAAACCGGCCTCGTTTCCGCTTCTCGCTATACCGTTCTTCGTGCTGGTCGGCGAACTCATGAACGCAACCGGCATTTCTGAGCGTCTCGTTGATCTGGCAAAGGCGATCGTCGGTCACTTCCGAGGCGGGATGGGAATCGTGTCCCTCGCGGCGAGCGCACTAATGTCATCGTTCTCCGGCTCATCCGTCGCTAACTCGGTTGGTGTCGGCGGAATTACCATTCCGGCGATGAAACGGCAGGGTTATCCGGCGCCGATCGCCGCGGGAATCGAAAGTGCTGCCAGCAGCCTTGGCACAGTTATCCCTCCGAGCATCTCGATGATTGTTTACGGGTCCTTGACGGGGGTATCGATCGGCGGGCTCTTCATCGCCGGGTATATCCCCGGGATTCTTGAAGTGATTGCTCTCGCGATCATCATTGCCCTCATAGCAAAACGCCACGGCATACCGGTTGCAGAGCGGCAGCCATTGAGCGTGATTGGCCCGGCCTTCGTGCGTGCCCTCGGCGTTCTCGCCATCCCGGTGATCATTATCGGCGGCATCCTTCTCGGAGTGATGACGGCCACCGAGGCGGGTGCAGTCGGTGCGGTCTACACCTTGCTTCTGGCGCTCGTTTATCGGACTGTCACGTGGAAACTGCTCTACCGAGTGCTCTTGCGTACTGCGGTTACGACCGGCGTGATCCTCACAGTCATCGCGACCGCATCCGTACTCGGATATGTGATGACCTACGAGAGGCTTCCGGCAAAGGCTGCTGATGCACTGCTCTCTGGGCTCAGTGCCGACTGGCAGATAATGCTCGTAATCGTGCTGCTCATGGTCATTATTGGCAGCTTTATGGAAACGAACGCCGCGATTGCGATTATCGCGCCAGTGATTGTCGGGATCACTGCTGGTACGCAACTTGATCCATTGTTCGTCGGACTCATAGTGGTCGTATCGCTTTCGATCGGTGTCGCCACTCCACCTGTTGGAGTGTGCTTGTTCACGACAGCGAAGATTGCACGGACGACGATTGAGAAGGTATCCGTAGCGGTGACGCCGCTCGTAGGCGCTGTCGTGCTGATCACAGCGATACTTGCGCTGCTCCCTGGCCTCGTTCTTTGGCTTCCGAGGTTGGCTGGCTTCTAG
- a CDS encoding hydroxypyruvate isomerase family protein, translated as MTERVRWIANLSLLFTEIPLLDRPAAAKAAGFDEVEFWWPFGTEGRPRASEIERFTNAVLSAGVQLAAMNLFGGDMQAGERGVLSYPERTEEFRESVRIAAHIGELLGTRLFNAPYGHRREGLPEAVQDALADESLAFASSEIGKIGGTVLLEPISGMPLYPMKLPQDAFAVIDRLRESKGITNLGFLLDQYHLENQGVDLLTAIDDWGEKILHVQLADVPGRGEPGSGAAQIGPLIERLRGSGYTGAFALEYIPTTDTATSLVAWERERSSWGV; from the coding sequence ATGACCGAGCGAGTCCGGTGGATCGCAAATCTCAGTCTTCTGTTCACGGAGATTCCGCTGCTCGACAGGCCGGCGGCCGCAAAGGCCGCGGGATTCGACGAGGTCGAATTCTGGTGGCCATTCGGAACGGAAGGAAGACCGCGAGCCTCTGAAATTGAGCGGTTCACGAATGCAGTTCTGTCCGCGGGAGTGCAACTGGCCGCAATGAACTTGTTTGGTGGTGACATGCAGGCCGGCGAGAGGGGCGTGCTCTCGTACCCTGAAAGGACGGAAGAGTTCCGCGAGAGCGTGAGGATCGCGGCCCACATCGGCGAATTGCTCGGTACGCGCCTCTTCAACGCTCCGTATGGACATCGCCGGGAAGGCCTCCCTGAGGCCGTGCAGGACGCACTGGCTGATGAGAGCTTGGCGTTCGCATCATCAGAGATCGGCAAGATTGGCGGCACCGTGCTGCTCGAGCCGATTAGCGGCATGCCCTTGTACCCCATGAAGCTGCCTCAGGACGCCTTCGCAGTGATCGACCGTTTGCGAGAGAGCAAGGGAATCACGAACCTTGGCTTCTTGCTCGATCAGTACCACCTGGAGAATCAAGGGGTCGACCTGCTCACGGCGATTGACGATTGGGGCGAAAAGATCCTCCATGTCCAACTTGCAGACGTCCCGGGACGTGGCGAACCGGGTAGCGGTGCTGCCCAGATCGGACCCCTCATAGAGCGGCTTAGGGGGAGCGGCTACACGGGAGCGTTTGCGCTGGAATATATTCCGACTACGGACACAGCGACGTCATTGGTGGCCTGGGAACGCGAGCGGAGCAGTTGGGGCGTTTGA
- a CDS encoding sugar phosphate isomerase/epimerase family protein encodes MTIGLNTYAFFWQWSDRVRTPISLEQMLQKTADLGIELFQICDYPQIETRSDEELGALRSYAEDLGIRLELGTRGVRPVHLRRYLHMAELLGAPIVRSMFNTPDHRPTASEAEGLLREVLPDFERAGVTIALETYEQVPSSTLVDLVSRIGSTSLGICSDPANCVAALESPGDVIARVAPYVANMHIKDFTFTRLDGWVGFSLVGAPLGKGLLDYDTMIGAIQPGERGISQIIEHWLPWQGDEETTCRMEDEWTAHNVRYLRSKQQ; translated from the coding sequence ATGACTATCGGCCTCAATACATACGCGTTCTTCTGGCAATGGTCCGATCGAGTCCGAACCCCTATCTCGCTCGAGCAGATGCTGCAGAAGACCGCGGATCTCGGCATCGAACTGTTCCAGATCTGCGACTACCCGCAAATCGAGACACGCAGCGACGAGGAGTTGGGCGCACTTCGCAGCTACGCCGAAGACCTCGGCATCAGGTTGGAACTCGGTACCAGAGGCGTGCGGCCTGTGCATTTGCGGCGGTACCTGCACATGGCTGAGCTATTGGGCGCTCCGATCGTCCGCAGCATGTTCAACACGCCCGACCACCGGCCGACCGCGTCCGAGGCCGAAGGGCTATTGCGAGAAGTCCTTCCCGATTTCGAGAGAGCCGGTGTGACGATCGCTCTCGAAACCTACGAACAAGTGCCGAGCAGTACGCTTGTCGATCTCGTGTCACGCATTGGCAGCACCAGCCTCGGCATCTGCAGCGATCCGGCGAACTGTGTCGCTGCGCTTGAGAGCCCGGGCGATGTTATCGCCCGTGTGGCTCCCTATGTGGCAAACATGCACATCAAGGACTTCACCTTCACGCGGCTGGACGGGTGGGTCGGATTCTCGCTCGTCGGGGCTCCTCTGGGCAAGGGACTGCTCGACTACGACACCATGATCGGCGCCATCCAGCCTGGCGAACGCGGCATTAGCCAGATCATCGAGCACTGGCTTCCCTGGCAGGGCGACGAGGAGACGACCTGCCGAATGGAAGACGAATGGACCGCGCACAACGTGCGCTACCTGAGGAGCAAGCAACAATAG
- a CDS encoding formylglycine-generating enzyme family protein produces MPQDMVLIPGGEFAMGSRSYYPEEGPVHTARVDAFLIDAHPVTNRLFREFVDATGYVTVAERALDATEYPQLNEAERAPGSLAFRKTAGPVDLRDWRAWWEWMPGANWRHPFGPDDDIDGKDEHPVVQVCFTDAAAYAAWAGKRLPTEVEWERAARGGLDGAEFAWGDELAPDGELRANTWQGSFPYDNTGANGWVGTSPVGSFASNGYGLVDMIGNVWEWTSSRFTANHREAARAAALEAPAGRSLLQTVPVTAADDAGAGCGCGCGGESSRAAAGGAAASVPDSSVRRVTKGGSHLCAPEYCQRYRPAARSPQTEDSATTHLGFRCAADA; encoded by the coding sequence ATGCCGCAGGACATGGTGCTGATTCCCGGCGGCGAGTTCGCCATGGGCTCGCGGTCGTACTACCCCGAGGAGGGGCCCGTCCACACGGCCCGCGTCGACGCGTTCCTCATCGACGCGCACCCCGTCACCAATCGTCTGTTCCGCGAATTCGTCGACGCGACCGGATACGTCACGGTCGCCGAGCGCGCCCTCGACGCGACCGAGTATCCGCAGCTGAACGAGGCCGAGCGCGCCCCGGGCAGCCTCGCGTTTCGAAAGACCGCCGGCCCCGTCGACCTGCGCGATTGGCGGGCGTGGTGGGAGTGGATGCCGGGCGCCAACTGGCGGCATCCGTTCGGCCCCGACGACGACATCGACGGCAAGGACGAGCACCCGGTCGTGCAGGTGTGCTTCACGGATGCCGCGGCGTACGCGGCCTGGGCGGGCAAACGGCTGCCAACGGAAGTCGAGTGGGAGCGCGCAGCCCGCGGCGGACTCGACGGAGCGGAGTTCGCGTGGGGCGACGAGCTCGCGCCGGACGGCGAGCTGCGCGCGAACACGTGGCAGGGCAGCTTCCCGTACGACAACACCGGAGCGAACGGGTGGGTCGGCACGTCGCCCGTCGGCAGCTTCGCGTCGAACGGCTATGGACTCGTCGACATGATCGGCAATGTGTGGGAGTGGACCTCGAGCCGGTTCACCGCGAACCACCGGGAGGCGGCGCGCGCGGCGGCGCTTGAGGCGCCGGCCGGCCGCTCGCTTCTGCAGACTGTCCCGGTCACGGCGGCGGACGACGCGGGCGCCGGCTGCGGCTGCGGGTGCGGCGGCGAGTCGTCGCGAGCTGCGGCGGGAGGCGCTGCAGCATCCGTTCCCGATTCGAGCGTGCGCAGGGTGACCAAGGGCGGATCCCACTTGTGCGCTCCGGAGTACTGCCAGCGCTACCGGCCGGCAGCGCGGTCGCCGCAGACCGAGGACTCGGCGACGACGCACCTCGGCTTCCGCTGCGCCGCCGACGCGTGA
- a CDS encoding DUF202 domain-containing protein: MTSPRVFDPGLQPERTLMSWQRTTLALMVGIAAAVHYVAPELGGPAAIFAGVTGIAVAVAAYAAAHRRYAKGTRELLATSTLTVSAWPMLLLSLACFAGGLIAVVFAVVVLL; encoded by the coding sequence GTGACCAGCCCACGCGTCTTCGACCCGGGACTGCAGCCCGAGCGCACGCTCATGTCGTGGCAGCGCACGACGCTCGCGCTCATGGTCGGCATCGCGGCAGCCGTCCACTACGTTGCCCCCGAGCTCGGAGGCCCCGCCGCCATCTTCGCGGGCGTCACCGGTATCGCCGTCGCGGTCGCCGCGTATGCCGCGGCGCACCGCCGCTACGCCAAGGGGACGCGTGAACTGCTCGCAACCTCGACGCTGACTGTGTCGGCGTGGCCGATGCTGCTGCTGTCGCTCGCGTGCTTCGCCGGCGGCCTCATCGCCGTCGTGTTTGCCGTCGTCGTGCTGCTCTGA
- a CDS encoding YidH family protein: MPQTRFPRRVYDRGTDPDPRFSLANERTFLAWIRTSLALLAGGVALAALPLDIPLGLRIGAVAILLGLGLAAPIYGWIAWMRNERALREANPLHAPSLAIVIVVGLVLAGALVATGLML; this comes from the coding sequence ATGCCCCAAACCCGCTTCCCGCGTCGCGTATACGACCGTGGAACGGACCCGGATCCGCGTTTCAGCCTAGCGAACGAACGCACCTTCCTCGCCTGGATCCGAACGTCGCTCGCGCTGCTCGCCGGGGGCGTGGCGCTTGCCGCCCTGCCGCTCGACATCCCGCTCGGGCTGCGCATCGGTGCCGTCGCGATCCTGCTCGGCCTGGGTCTCGCCGCGCCCATCTACGGCTGGATCGCGTGGATGCGCAACGAACGCGCTCTTCGCGAGGCGAATCCCCTGCACGCGCCGTCACTCGCGATCGTGATCGTGGTCGGTCTCGTGCTCGCCGGCGCCCTCGTCGCCACCGGCCTCATGCTGTGA
- a CDS encoding DUF421 domain-containing protein, with protein sequence MWMEFGLDWLDAVRVVVSCIVFYGAVLLLVRGLGQRTLATLSSFDLAAVIALGAVIGRAILGDTPTLFAGLLGLATLLVLQAATGQLRRVRRAANLVNSPAVVLMAGTELLEDNLASSHVVADEVYSKLRLAGVRSRAEVACVILEPTGQISVLRRGEMIDPELLQGVVGAERVPRDFVSGS encoded by the coding sequence ATGTGGATGGAATTCGGACTCGACTGGCTTGACGCTGTCCGCGTGGTTGTCTCGTGCATCGTCTTCTACGGTGCGGTACTGCTGCTCGTGCGGGGCTTGGGACAGCGCACGCTCGCGACGCTGTCGAGCTTCGACCTCGCCGCGGTGATCGCCCTCGGCGCGGTCATCGGGCGCGCGATTCTCGGCGATACCCCCACCCTCTTCGCGGGACTGCTGGGGCTCGCGACGCTGCTTGTGCTGCAGGCCGCAACAGGCCAGCTGCGACGCGTGAGACGCGCTGCGAATCTCGTCAACAGCCCGGCGGTCGTGCTCATGGCTGGCACCGAGCTGCTCGAGGACAACCTCGCGTCCTCCCACGTCGTCGCGGACGAGGTGTACTCAAAACTCCGGCTCGCCGGCGTGCGCAGCCGCGCCGAGGTCGCGTGCGTGATCCTCGAGCCGACAGGACAGATCAGCGTGCTGCGCCGCGGCGAGATGATCGACCCTGAGCTCCTACAAGGAGTCGTCGGGGCCGAGCGGGTGCCGCGCGATTTCGTCAGCGGGAGTTGA
- a CDS encoding antibiotic biosynthesis monooxygenase family protein, with amino-acid sequence MAVVKINAVEVPEEARPEFERRFIHRAGTIDDSPGFLGFELLRPVAGEDRYFVVTRWEDDESYEAWRDGAARAAHKGEHGKPVLTQATVLEFQVVLDVEPR; translated from the coding sequence ATGGCCGTCGTGAAGATCAATGCCGTCGAAGTTCCCGAAGAGGCGCGTCCCGAGTTCGAACGCCGATTCATTCATCGCGCCGGAACGATCGACGACTCCCCCGGCTTTCTCGGGTTCGAGCTGCTTCGTCCCGTCGCCGGCGAGGATCGCTACTTCGTCGTGACGCGCTGGGAGGACGACGAGTCCTACGAGGCGTGGCGCGATGGCGCCGCGCGCGCCGCCCACAAGGGTGAGCACGGGAAGCCCGTTCTGACGCAAGCGACGGTTCTCGAGTTCCAGGTCGTGCTCGACGTCGAACCGCGCTGA
- a CDS encoding type II toxin-antitoxin system RelE family toxin encodes MWSLFYSRRAERQLSKLDPGVRRIIVSWLNKNVDGCDDPRSIGKGLTAGLSGKWRYRIGDYRILCEIRDAELVVLAIEIGHRSDVYR; translated from the coding sequence ATGTGGAGTCTCTTCTACTCGCGTCGCGCTGAAAGGCAGCTCTCAAAGCTCGATCCAGGCGTCAGGCGCATCATTGTGTCGTGGTTGAACAAGAACGTCGATGGCTGCGACGATCCGCGCTCGATAGGCAAGGGACTGACTGCGGGGCTTTCGGGCAAATGGCGTTATCGCATCGGCGACTACCGCATACTGTGTGAGATTCGAGACGCGGAGCTCGTGGTTCTGGCGATTGAAATCGGCCACCGCAGCGATGTGTACCGCTGA
- the relB gene encoding type II toxin-antitoxin system RelB family antitoxin, translated as MATSTLTLRLDASEKRLLTDYAKTFGMSVSEFVRRSALERIEDELDLQAWNRAKDEFDADPLTLSADEIAAKYL; from the coding sequence ATGGCCACTTCCACCTTGACGCTTCGGCTCGACGCCTCGGAAAAGCGTCTCCTTACCGACTACGCGAAGACTTTCGGCATGTCCGTCTCCGAGTTCGTGCGCAGGTCTGCGCTTGAACGCATCGAGGATGAACTCGATCTTCAGGCGTGGAACAGAGCCAAGGATGAGTTCGATGCAGATCCGCTGACACTGAGCGCAGACGAGATCGCCGCAAAGTATCTGTAA
- a CDS encoding LLM class flavin-dependent oxidoreductase, translating into MKSIGFLSFGHYQDVPGSLVHTAADALTQTIELAVAAEELGVDGAYVRVHHFAPQLASPFPLLAAMGARTSRIELGTGVIDMRYENPLYMAEEAGAADLISGGRLQLGVSRGSPEPADRGFEAFGYVTPEDATDADVARQKTAIFRAAISGAGLVRANPQTAGHAGALAIEPQSPGLDTRIWWGSGTRATSKWTGEQGMNLMSSTLLTEDTGVPFDELQAEQIQVFRDAWKEAGHEGTPRVSVSRSIMPLVTDADRRYFGIRAQAESRDQVGVIDDSISRFGKSYIGEPDKLIEELRSDAAIAAADTLLLTVPNQLGVDYNAKLLESVVTLVAPELGWR; encoded by the coding sequence ATGAAGAGCATCGGGTTTCTCTCGTTCGGGCACTACCAGGACGTGCCGGGCTCGCTCGTGCACACCGCCGCCGACGCGCTCACGCAGACGATCGAGCTCGCGGTGGCAGCCGAAGAGCTCGGTGTCGACGGCGCCTACGTGCGCGTGCACCACTTCGCGCCGCAGCTGGCCTCGCCGTTCCCGCTGCTCGCCGCGATGGGAGCGCGCACGAGCCGCATCGAGCTTGGCACGGGCGTGATCGACATGCGCTACGAGAATCCCCTCTATATGGCGGAGGAAGCTGGGGCCGCCGACCTCATCAGCGGCGGGCGCCTGCAGCTCGGCGTGAGCCGCGGATCACCCGAGCCCGCAGACCGCGGGTTCGAAGCGTTCGGCTACGTCACGCCCGAGGACGCCACCGACGCGGACGTCGCCCGGCAGAAGACGGCGATCTTCCGCGCCGCCATCTCCGGAGCCGGTCTCGTGCGCGCGAACCCGCAAACCGCCGGCCACGCCGGCGCCCTCGCGATCGAGCCGCAGTCGCCGGGGCTCGACACGCGCATCTGGTGGGGATCCGGCACGCGCGCGACGTCGAAGTGGACGGGCGAGCAGGGCATGAACCTCATGAGCTCCACGCTCCTGACCGAAGACACCGGCGTGCCGTTCGACGAGCTGCAGGCCGAGCAGATCCAGGTCTTCCGCGACGCCTGGAAGGAAGCCGGCCACGAGGGCACGCCCCGCGTCTCGGTGAGCCGCAGCATCATGCCCCTCGTCACCGATGCCGACCGCCGCTACTTCGGCATCCGCGCCCAAGCCGAGAGCCGCGACCAGGTCGGCGTCATCGATGACAGCATCTCCCGCTTCGGCAAGAGCTACATCGGCGAGCCCGACAAGCTCATCGAGGAGTTGAGATCGGATGCCGCCATCGCGGCAGCCGACACCCTTCTGTTGACCGTGCCGAACCAGCTGGGCGTGGACTACAACGCGAAGCTGCTCGAGAGCGTCGTGACGCTCGTCGCGCCGGAGCTCGGCTGGCGCTGA
- a CDS encoding Gfo/Idh/MocA family protein: MRIGLIGAGAVAVNHVTAAEQIDGLGIAAVCDLNEDAARAVAPEDAAIFGDYRDLYASGLVDAVIVNTPHALHAPMAVEAAAAGLHALVEKPMATTLEDCDRMLRASEQHGTTLMVGHVQHYTPGKRAAADAIARGDIGAPLLLRDYRTTDYRPGIRTPWFFSRRIAGGGSLINIGGHCIDRTLWLAGGRARTVTASVARRHDVSVETDGIVRLELDTGATVSITVVSDAPRYADELVIVGEGGVITADPLNGTFRQQDGHTLTLWEANDDWLQDAFTAELRDFASAVGGAEPSVSLAHARHVVEVVLAAYESAQSGRPVSVR, translated from the coding sequence ATGCGCATCGGACTGATCGGCGCGGGCGCCGTCGCCGTCAACCACGTCACGGCGGCCGAGCAGATCGACGGCCTTGGCATCGCCGCGGTGTGCGATCTCAACGAGGACGCCGCCCGGGCCGTCGCGCCCGAGGACGCGGCGATCTTCGGCGACTACCGCGACCTCTATGCGAGCGGCCTTGTCGACGCGGTCATCGTGAACACCCCGCACGCTCTGCACGCGCCCATGGCCGTCGAGGCGGCGGCAGCCGGACTGCACGCGCTCGTGGAGAAGCCCATGGCGACGACGCTCGAAGACTGCGATCGGATGCTGCGCGCGAGCGAGCAGCATGGAACGACGCTCATGGTCGGCCACGTGCAGCACTACACGCCCGGCAAGCGCGCCGCCGCCGACGCGATCGCGCGTGGCGACATCGGCGCTCCGCTGCTGCTGCGCGACTATCGCACGACGGACTACCGTCCCGGCATCCGCACGCCCTGGTTCTTCTCGAGGCGCATCGCCGGCGGCGGCTCGCTCATCAACATCGGCGGGCACTGCATCGACCGCACCCTGTGGCTCGCCGGCGGGCGGGCGCGCACCGTCACCGCTTCCGTCGCTCGTCGACACGACGTGTCCGTGGAAACCGATGGCATCGTCCGACTCGAACTCGACACGGGCGCGACCGTGTCGATAACCGTCGTGTCAGACGCGCCGCGCTACGCCGACGAACTCGTCATCGTCGGGGAGGGCGGCGTCATCACCGCCGACCCGCTGAACGGCACCTTCCGGCAGCAGGACGGTCACACCCTCACGCTGTGGGAGGCGAACGACGACTGGCTGCAAGACGCCTTCACGGCGGAGCTGCGCGACTTCGCATCCGCCGTCGGGGGAGCCGAGCCGAGCGTGTCGCTCGCGCACGCGCGGCACGTGGTCGAGGTCGTGCTCGCGGCGTACGAGTCAGCGCAGTCGGGACGCCCCGTGTCCGTGCGCTGA